The sequence TACAGGAAAATGCTTTGGTGTAGGCCTGTTTTGAAAAAAGGCCTTTGTCAATAAAGTGAAAGACTTTTTCTTGGATTTTCTGATAGGTGTCTTTGCTTGAATCTGTATGGGGCAGGATGGGACATGCTTGGGCACAAAGCCCGCATTGAAGGCAATTTTCTAAAAACCGCTGTTTTTCTTTTTGATAATGGGCCTTGATCATTGTTTGGTCTAAACTGTAGGGGCGGATTCCATATCCGCCCCGAACAGGGCAGATATGGAATCTGCCCCTACCCAATACGTAGCCGAAAGAATGGTCAAGGCCTGATAATATTTATAAACCGTCATTTTCTTAAGGTTTATGCTGTTAATGGGCTTATCCGTTTTACTTCATAGCCGCTTTAACCTTGGCGGCAACATCAGCAGAAACCCATTGGGTCCACAAGCTTTCGTACTCTTTGAGAAACCATTGGGCTGCCTCATCCGTATCGGCTTTAGTGTCCTTCATATAAGCCAGGAACTTGTTGTTAATATCCAGCGTGGTTTCATACTTTTTTAACATTTCAATGACTTCAGGGGCTTGTTCGGGCAATTTTTTATGGACAAGAATATCGCATTTTACGGCAGGATAGGCGCAGGCTTTTGTTGTGTCCCAAATCTTTTGATCAAATGCGGGTTCTTCTAATTGATACATGTCCAGCTTACCAAGGACCCATGTAGGCGCCCAGTAGTAGCCCAGCCAGGGTTTTTTACGTTTATAGGCGATTTCCATGGAAGCGGCCAGAGCAGGTCCGCTGCCGGGCTGCATGATATTGTATTTTTCTTTTATGCCGTATGCTTCAAACTTTTGATCATTGACCTGGGAGCATGACCAGCCGGGAATACAGCTGTAAAAAATGCCCTTTGAAGGATCTTCAGGATCTTTGAACAACTTCCAGTATTTAGGCAGGTCAAACACGGATTTAAGGTCAGGGGCAATGGGTTTGATGCCACGTTCTTTGTCGCCTTCCACAATATATCTCGGCACATACCATCCCTGTACGCTGTTGGGGAAATTGGCCCCAAGATTTATGAACCCTTCATTGGTTCCGGCATCTTTACCTTTGGCAAGCCCCTCGTCGTAAAGTTCCTGCCAGTTTTCCGTCCAGGTTTCCATATTGACATTGGGGGCTTCGGCTCCCTTGGCCTGGATCAGGGCTGTATTGAGCATAACGGTTTCACCCTGGGTAAATTTGACGGGATAGCCCAACCCTTTTTCAATGATAAAACCGGCAATACGGTTATGTACCTGGGCGCTGTCCCATCCGAAATCAGCAAAAACAATGGTTTTTTGGGCTGTGGCCGGCGTGAATCCGCCCATGAATGCCATGGTGATGGTTACTGCCATAAACATCAGCACATTTTTTTTAATTGTCCTCATTTTTTTCTCCTTAAATTAACGCCCTTCGGGCGGGCTGTTAGCTGATAGCTGTCAGCTATTAGGAAATGGAATTTCCTATACTATTAAATTAAAAGATCTTTGATATTTGATATCAGTGCTTCTTCTTTGTTGCCAAAGCAAATGTAATGCGGTCAATGACAATGGCCATGAAAACGATACACAAACCAGCCTCAAATCCCCGCCCGACTTCGATGCGGTTAATCGCTAGAAGGACTTCAAGTCCCAGGCCTTTAGCGCCTATCATGGAGGAGACGACAACCATGGCCAAAGCCATCATTGTAGTCTGGTTGATACCTACCATTATGGTGGGCCTGGCCAGGGGCAGCTGAGCCTTGAACAAAATCTGCCAATAGCTGGAACCAAACGCGTGAGCAGCCTCAATAACACTTGGGGATACCTCCCTGATACCGACATTGGTCAGGCGAATCACCGGTGGAACAGCGTAAATGATCGTTGCAAAAAGAGCCGGCACCTTACCCAGGCCGAACAGCATCAGGGCCGGAATCAGGTAAACAAAACTGGGCATGGTCTGCATGCCGTCCAGGATTGGCTTTAGAACGGCTTCAAACCGGTTGCTGCTGGCCATGGCAATACCAAGGGGTATGCCTATGAGCAGTGAAATCAGCACGGATGCCACAACAAGGGACAGGGTCATCATACCCAATTTCCAAAGTCCGAGAGCACCAATAAAAAACAGCATGGCACCCATCAAAAGGCCGGACCACCAGCGTCCTGTCACTCGCCAGGCAAAAAGTCCCACCCCGATAACGAGAACAGGCCAGGGTATCCATAGAAAGAATTTTTCAATATATATCATGAAGTAAAGAATGATTTGGCCGAGCAAATCAAAAAAACCGCTAAAGGTGGCAAGCACCCAGTCCATGGCTGCATCCACCCACATATCTAAGGGAATATCGATGGTTTCTGGAAACTGCATCATATTTATGTCTCCTTGAAATTCATAAATTTGCAACAGATCTTCAAGCGTTTTTGCTTGCAGACCCGTTGATTTCAGGCTGCATGGTTTCAGCCAATCTGGACAATAAAAGGCCGACAACAATCACGCCGAGCAAATGATCATCTTCATCGACCACAGCCACTGGATGCGGGGTGTCATCACCGAGCATGGAAAAAAGTGTGTTGGCCGGTACATCAGGTGCTACTTTGTGAATTGTTTTTTCCAAAATGGTGTCCAGTGTTTTTTCTCCGCGATCTGCTGCCGTTCTACAATTTTTAGCAGTGACAATGCCTACGACTTTGCCGCTTTCGCGTACAAAAATAGATGAAATCCCGGCCTTTTGCATTTTGCGCAGCGCAGCCCTGGGGCCATCTGTTTTTAAATACGCCATGGCCTCGCTTTTTTTCATCACGGATTCAGCAGTGAGTACCTTTGTCATGTCCACATCTTCCACAAAACTGGCCACATATTCATCGGCCGGATTTGTCAGAATATCTTCAGCGGTTCCCTGTTGAACAATGACGCCGTCTTTCATTAGAATGATACGATCCCCGAGCTTGATGGCCTCATCCAGGTCATGGCTGATAAAAACTATGGTTTTTTGCATTTTTTCCTGCAAATCGAGCAACTCATCCTGCATATCCCGTCTGATAAGGGGGTCCAAGGCACTGAACGCCTCGTCCATCAGCATAATATCGGCATCCAGGGCCAATGCCCGGGCCAGGCCGACACGCTGCTGCATGCCCCCGGAAAGCTGATCCGGCATGGAGTCTTCCCTGCCTTTTAAACCAACCTGTTCTATCGCCTGCATTGATGCTTCACGCCGGGCTTCAGGGTTTATGCCCTGTATTTCCAATCCGTATTCTACATTGCGCAGGACTGTTCGATGCGGGAAAAGGGCAAAATTCTGAAATACCATCCCAAAGTGTTTTTGTCGAAAATGCCTGAGTTCTTTCTTGTTCAGGAGGGTAACATCCGTGCCGTCAACCAGGACCCGGCCGGAAGTCGGGTTGATCAGCCGGTTGATGCATCGCACCAACGTTGATTTGCCGCTTCCGGATAATCCCATAACCACGAGAATTTCACCCTGATTAACTTTAAAGGATGCATTAGCCACACCAACACCATGGCGGGTCTTTTCCATAATCTCATCCTTTGAGGCACCTTTTTTAAGCATCTTCAAGGCTGCGTCAGGGTTTGGCCCGAAAATTTTATAAAGATTCTCAATAACAATTTTTTCCATTTTTATTTTCTCCATTTGTCAGCATGGACCGGGAATTCTACGGTTTCAAATTTGATGTCTTCAGGAACTGATTCTCCTTAGAAGTCTCCAATTGTTCGGCGGCCAGAAGTGGTGCAGCATCTATATGTTGGGCATCCATTAAGGAAACCAGTCGCTGCAGGGATGACAGAATCATGGATTTTTCCCAGTCTTCCAGCTTGTCAAAAGCCTCAACAAAAGATTCCTGCATCAAGGGGGGAGCCCCTGCTAGACGCTTTGTAGCTTCTAAGGTGGGTTGCACCAAAATTCGTCTTCGATCATCACTGC comes from uncultured Desulfobacter sp. and encodes:
- a CDS encoding ABC transporter substrate-binding protein; translated protein: MRTIKKNVLMFMAVTITMAFMGGFTPATAQKTIVFADFGWDSAQVHNRIAGFIIEKGLGYPVKFTQGETVMLNTALIQAKGAEAPNVNMETWTENWQELYDEGLAKGKDAGTNEGFINLGANFPNSVQGWYVPRYIVEGDKERGIKPIAPDLKSVFDLPKYWKLFKDPEDPSKGIFYSCIPGWSCSQVNDQKFEAYGIKEKYNIMQPGSGPALAASMEIAYKRKKPWLGYYWAPTWVLGKLDMYQLEEPAFDQKIWDTTKACAYPAVKCDILVHKKLPEQAPEVIEMLKKYETTLDINNKFLAYMKDTKADTDEAAQWFLKEYESLWTQWVSADVAAKVKAAMK
- a CDS encoding proline/glycine betaine ABC transporter permease, producing the protein MMQFPETIDIPLDMWVDAAMDWVLATFSGFFDLLGQIILYFMIYIEKFFLWIPWPVLVIGVGLFAWRVTGRWWSGLLMGAMLFFIGALGLWKLGMMTLSLVVASVLISLLIGIPLGIAMASSNRFEAVLKPILDGMQTMPSFVYLIPALMLFGLGKVPALFATIIYAVPPVIRLTNVGIREVSPSVIEAAHAFGSSYWQILFKAQLPLARPTIMVGINQTTMMALAMVVVSSMIGAKGLGLEVLLAINRIEVGRGFEAGLCIVFMAIVIDRITFALATKKKH
- a CDS encoding glycine betaine/L-proline ABC transporter ATP-binding protein produces the protein MEKIVIENLYKIFGPNPDAALKMLKKGASKDEIMEKTRHGVGVANASFKVNQGEILVVMGLSGSGKSTLVRCINRLINPTSGRVLVDGTDVTLLNKKELRHFRQKHFGMVFQNFALFPHRTVLRNVEYGLEIQGINPEARREASMQAIEQVGLKGREDSMPDQLSGGMQQRVGLARALALDADIMLMDEAFSALDPLIRRDMQDELLDLQEKMQKTIVFISHDLDEAIKLGDRIILMKDGVIVQQGTAEDILTNPADEYVASFVEDVDMTKVLTAESVMKKSEAMAYLKTDGPRAALRKMQKAGISSIFVRESGKVVGIVTAKNCRTAADRGEKTLDTILEKTIHKVAPDVPANTLFSMLGDDTPHPVAVVDEDDHLLGVIVVGLLLSRLAETMQPEINGSASKNA
- a CDS encoding MarR family winged helix-turn-helix transcriptional regulator; amino-acid sequence: METLQNSGNVSDLVLAALRKIMRSIDLHSKSLVKRFGLTSPQLIVLREVNAYGQVTAGEIAHAVSLSQATITGIFERLEKRGLITRKRSSDDRRRILVQPTLEATKRLAGAPPLMQESFVEAFDKLEDWEKSMILSSLQRLVSLMDAQHIDAAPLLAAEQLETSKENQFLKTSNLKP